A stretch of Elusimicrobiota bacterium DNA encodes these proteins:
- a CDS encoding alginate export family protein: MIRPKSLLFLSLPALWALAPSLRAEPGSLNLGIDYGLRGIATLNPDANGSTPGTLNYYSQSARLSLATELSPGLNVDFRIRSLNLWGLEGTGAPLTRYPAADGTPWVERASARLTGLAWNRLTLTLGRQPFLLGDGVLVSDDELGFNGLRADVKLPKNLDLTLFTAKISESLGAGNDSDLYLGSLGFSRDINRWELSWAREKTGADSVYQLATGTAAATDVRRDFIDLRLFGDLKDAYYKLELAFESGEAQIGGANTSIGGSGQRIELGAQTDASRWGRFGVKALYASGSGDDAGTPTKDESFQPTFARRWDGFERTGFGSVFGASLSNVFNASAPFSNGGSGLPAGASGVKTLGLGLSTVQKIKWTASLDYYLFDSRVKVAGLNSLGSEVDLTLVYRHSGYVTFSTGAAYFFPGDLYGPDASRVSRYTLETQIHF; encoded by the coding sequence ATGATTCGGCCCAAATCCCTTCTTTTTCTGTCGCTCCCCGCGCTTTGGGCGCTCGCGCCGTCTCTTCGGGCCGAACCGGGGTCCCTGAATCTCGGCATCGACTACGGCCTTCGCGGCATCGCCACCTTAAACCCGGACGCCAACGGGTCCACGCCCGGAACCCTCAACTATTATTCCCAGTCCGCCCGGCTTTCCCTCGCCACCGAGCTGTCGCCGGGCTTGAACGTGGATTTTCGAATTCGGTCCCTCAACCTCTGGGGCCTGGAGGGCACGGGCGCGCCGCTCACCCGCTACCCCGCCGCGGACGGCACCCCCTGGGTGGAGCGGGCCTCGGCCCGCCTCACCGGTCTGGCGTGGAACCGCCTGACCCTCACCCTGGGGCGGCAACCGTTCCTCCTGGGCGACGGGGTCCTTGTTTCCGACGATGAATTAGGGTTCAACGGCCTCCGGGCGGACGTAAAACTGCCCAAGAACCTCGACCTCACCCTTTTCACCGCGAAGATTTCCGAATCCCTGGGCGCGGGGAACGATTCCGATCTTTATCTCGGCTCCCTGGGTTTTTCCCGGGACATCAATCGTTGGGAATTGTCCTGGGCGCGGGAAAAAACCGGCGCCGACTCCGTTTACCAATTGGCCACCGGCACGGCGGCCGCGACCGACGTCCGGCGGGATTTCATCGACCTTCGGCTCTTCGGCGATTTGAAAGACGCTTATTACAAACTGGAATTGGCCTTTGAAAGCGGCGAAGCCCAAATCGGCGGCGCCAACACGTCCATCGGGGGCTCGGGACAGCGCATCGAACTGGGGGCCCAAACCGACGCCTCCCGCTGGGGACGTTTCGGCGTGAAGGCCCTTTACGCCTCGGGCTCCGGCGACGACGCGGGCACGCCCACCAAGGACGAAAGCTTTCAACCGACCTTTGCCCGTCGCTGGGACGGGTTCGAGCGAACGGGCTTCGGGTCCGTCTTCGGCGCCTCCCTGTCCAACGTGTTCAACGCCTCGGCGCCCTTTTCCAACGGGGGCTCGGGACTGCCGGCGGGGGCTTCCGGCGTCAAAACCCTCGGTTTGGGTTTGTCCACCGTCCAGAAAATTAAATGGACCGCGTCGCTGGACTACTACCTCTTCGATTCCCGGGTCAAGGTGGCCGGCCTCAATTCCCTGGGTTCCGAAGTGGATCTGACCTTGGTCTACCGACATTCCGGATACGTGACTTTTTCCACCGGCGCCGCCTACTTTTTCCCCGGCGACCTCTACGGCCCCGACGCTTCCCGCGTGAGCCGTTACACCCTCGAAACCCAAATTCATTTCTAA
- a CDS encoding efflux RND transporter periplasmic adaptor subunit, translating into MTDKPHSHTPEAGAAKPTPAPAAKPAAHAGAAKKKGADFVKKHKFVAMAGAFLVIGFLMWGVLKLMGGKPAAGPAQNTGSGTIAVNVLEMKPDHFQDMMIAVGSIKGGSEIPLRFEVEGGIDLFEFRQGDKVRKGDIIARLSQRDAYLKLKKARLELEQMEKLYAIGGVSLNKLEEARVSSDLAALELEKTVLRSPRDGILGDKDAEVGEFVTPAKKVATLVNIETVLVSIGVIEKEIDRIFPGQKVVLTVDTYPNVEFTGRVENINPMVTQGSRTLGVEARLENEGGLLLPGMFARARITIFEQDNALFVPNDSLEKTPTGQRVYVVTKDNKADARDVEVGYVSSQFSLINKGLEAGELVVTQKPQDLKAGSPVKIIETQK; encoded by the coding sequence TTGACCGATAAACCGCATTCCCATACCCCCGAAGCCGGAGCGGCGAAGCCGACGCCGGCCCCCGCCGCCAAGCCGGCCGCCCACGCCGGGGCCGCCAAAAAGAAGGGCGCCGATTTCGTTAAAAAACACAAGTTCGTCGCCATGGCCGGGGCCTTCCTCGTCATCGGCTTCCTCATGTGGGGGGTCCTGAAGCTCATGGGCGGCAAACCCGCCGCCGGTCCCGCCCAAAACACCGGCAGCGGCACCATCGCCGTCAACGTGTTGGAAATGAAACCCGACCATTTTCAGGACATGATGATCGCCGTGGGCTCCATCAAGGGCGGGTCGGAAATCCCCCTTCGCTTCGAAGTCGAGGGCGGCATCGACCTCTTTGAGTTCCGCCAGGGCGACAAAGTCCGCAAGGGCGACATCATCGCCCGGCTCAGCCAGCGGGACGCCTATTTGAAGCTCAAGAAGGCCCGGTTGGAATTGGAGCAGATGGAAAAGCTCTACGCCATCGGCGGCGTCTCCTTGAACAAATTGGAAGAGGCCCGGGTCTCCTCGGACCTGGCGGCCTTGGAACTGGAAAAGACCGTTCTTCGGTCCCCCCGGGACGGCATTTTGGGGGACAAGGACGCCGAAGTGGGGGAATTCGTCACCCCCGCCAAGAAAGTGGCGACCCTGGTCAACATCGAAACCGTGCTGGTGTCCATCGGCGTCATCGAAAAGGAAATCGACCGGATTTTCCCGGGCCAAAAAGTCGTTTTGACCGTCGACACCTACCCCAACGTGGAATTCACCGGCCGGGTGGAAAACATCAACCCCATGGTCACCCAGGGCAGCCGGACGCTGGGCGTCGAGGCCCGGCTGGAAAACGAAGGCGGGTTGCTCCTGCCCGGCATGTTCGCCCGGGCCCGCATCACGATTTTTGAGCAGGACAACGCCCTGTTCGTCCCCAACGATTCGCTTGAAAAAACCCCCACGGGCCAACGGGTCTACGTGGTCACCAAGGACAACAAAGCCGACGCCCGCGACGTGGAGGTCGGTTACGTGTCCAGCCAGTTCTCCCTCATCAACAAAGGGTTGGAGGCGGGGGAATTGGTGGTCACCCAGAAACCCCAGGACCTGAAGGCGGGTTCTCCCGTCAAGATCATCGAAACGCAGAAGTAA
- a CDS encoding HAMP domain-containing histidine kinase translates to MKLRARLSLFTVLIIASLVGGISLSTLFFLRNLFVVDSASSQRTLLGSFQRVCEESIESSDPVIASNFSKSLEKSVPGLAYAAFTNVPLQRTLGENARFLQIYSDLAMAARLGPDRRNVNTPGGDVILEMSAEIVVRGESYGVARLGFYEKYVDASVAEKVNRVQQIVFVVAAGALLLAILAAFWLSGQLVYPIRQLADGAKAIGDGNLDTHINVNRKDELGFLADEFNIMAVKLKELDQLKDDFVSSVSHELRSPLAAISGYVELMTRKPLEQIPVEKRTKAFGIIQESTTRLTGFINDILDLAKIKAGRVDIRKTNVHLGKSIEEIVGLFAPLFEKKKITGTVSVPSELPILALDEEKMKQVITNLISNAYKFTPEGGRITVSAEDSGDTIVVAVTDTGIGIPKDYVSQLFERFKQVPGTREKMGGPKGTGLGLAIAKGIVEAHGGKIWVESEVGQGSSFKFTLPKAATESSVQANIFSRGG, encoded by the coding sequence ATGAAACTCCGCGCCCGGCTTAGCCTTTTCACCGTTCTCATCATCGCGTCCCTGGTGGGCGGCATCAGTTTGTCCACCCTGTTTTTCCTTCGGAACCTGTTCGTGGTGGACAGCGCCTCCAGCCAAAGGACCCTGTTGGGCAGTTTTCAGCGGGTGTGCGAGGAATCCATCGAGTCCTCCGACCCCGTCATCGCCTCGAATTTCAGCAAAAGCTTGGAAAAGTCGGTCCCCGGCCTGGCCTACGCCGCCTTCACCAACGTGCCCCTGCAGCGGACCCTGGGCGAGAACGCCCGCTTCCTTCAAATTTATTCGGACCTCGCCATGGCCGCGCGCCTGGGGCCGGACCGACGCAACGTCAACACCCCGGGCGGCGACGTGATCCTGGAGATGTCGGCCGAGATCGTGGTCCGCGGCGAATCCTACGGGGTCGCCCGGTTGGGCTTTTATGAAAAATACGTCGACGCCTCCGTTGCCGAAAAGGTCAACCGGGTGCAGCAGATCGTGTTCGTCGTGGCCGCCGGCGCCCTGTTGTTGGCGATCCTCGCCGCGTTCTGGTTGTCGGGCCAGTTGGTCTACCCCATCCGCCAGCTGGCCGACGGCGCCAAGGCCATCGGCGACGGCAATTTGGACACGCACATCAACGTGAACCGGAAAGACGAGCTCGGCTTTTTGGCGGACGAGTTCAACATCATGGCCGTGAAGCTCAAGGAGCTCGACCAGTTGAAGGACGACTTCGTGTCCTCGGTGTCCCACGAACTGCGCTCGCCCCTGGCCGCCATTTCGGGCTACGTGGAGCTCATGACCCGAAAGCCCCTGGAGCAGATCCCCGTGGAGAAGCGCACCAAGGCCTTCGGGATCATTCAAGAGAGCACGACGCGCCTCACGGGCTTCATCAACGACATTTTGGATTTGGCCAAGATCAAAGCCGGGCGGGTCGACATTCGAAAGACCAACGTGCACCTGGGCAAATCCATCGAGGAAATCGTGGGGCTCTTCGCGCCGCTCTTCGAGAAAAAGAAGATCACCGGAACGGTCTCGGTGCCGTCGGAGCTTCCCATTTTGGCCCTGGACGAGGAAAAGATGAAGCAGGTGATCACCAACCTGATCTCGAACGCCTACAAGTTCACCCCCGAGGGCGGGCGCATCACCGTGTCGGCCGAGGATTCCGGCGACACGATCGTCGTGGCCGTGACCGACACCGGCATCGGCATTCCCAAGGACTACGTCAGCCAGCTGTTCGAGCGTTTCAAGCAGGTGCCGGGCACGCGCGAGAAAATGGGCGGCCCCAAGGGCACCGGCCTGGGCCTGGCCATCGCCAAGGGCATCGTGGAAGCCCACGGCGGAAAAATTTGGGTGGAAAGCGAAGTGGGGCAGGGGAGTTCCTTCAAGTTCACCCTGCCCAAGGCGGCGACGGAGTCGTCGGTTCAAGCGAACATTTTTTCCCGGGGGGGTTGA